The following proteins are co-located in the Plasmodium brasilianum strain Bolivian I chromosome 11, whole genome shotgun sequence genome:
- a CDS encoding hypothetical protein (conserved Plasmodium protein), giving the protein MDDTYKNAPSSVINLQEEEINNFLISNKEIDTNSKPSNQQDVSEKTSISNSHYENVLNIKYRTTNSEEVNVKDENKEQNKITSEVNNVEGIYNFGSPCSENNINKSYNNNNNNGGSNSTSNTNDNDNNNCLFNDLKKNKSNYYSSKGSSSFEKLNTATSVSEQDLFFNSNDGINYSNCNRINHNLNSKSNMLDNAFVPLNVHRIIKDKCNGGCSVIDDELDEENHLNNYKCNGSSSSCKNNISNSNNIASNSSKSGDLSYNTSKNMNKKRIDTSNGLNKPVNMNNISKRGIPKLRNANLKSINSSGGFNNTNNSTFKNYNLNKRKTKNLNNFLHTEVNGSCEKMYSNIKKNFQINEFANVDNNMKNINCMESCNFWQDNVNSSMHTFRGKNDEENNNDISQNDENVPSVSTSRNCIKDGILMIESNMIDDNVNSEEYFNISRNSRSNDKNKYYAPVSSSYNSMSNDKENYYRVLEYKEDRRCNNYSNSNICKDGFDTNNVGTHVSNVRSNESIINNDSNIYDSMYEENTISHSNLSNEKNYQYYNKMSEKYLNNVNVDNYNDKSFASFGVTNGRKNECPVGIDNSEECKNISHEHFLFKNQHKIFNGNMNYYITLMNKNFNKVNSSVHVNTKDLKEHYIKTDSTIYRNTLTNTCKNKEDENEEIYQDYNYYDSENMNVMHRNYEEDIFKKRKNIKSNLKNMGNSDILGKNEHHDDNIKLHEKGLDISMNLNIQENLSFLNFDDTGTDWRYNQEIDNFVSKENNRIGCSSFYDKMKLSKTMDFEMHGEGNNNIYSGDEQGNYGEKDNIFIVSMDDSDTCSGILNRNMNHVIQNENSHGIGVTFNAFNFSKHFKGTSLENLNSRNNIDTTCSNLNNDENIHKNDSNDITLTDDNNLNVSIADKTVENNISGVNSGSIVNYSMNSANMNEKNFSFIKKNKNECAKKCMDDNTLICAVNLEHLDKKEKNSNNVKKVKKKNTDIKNVKNNIHINDKSNINNNSSCKSNIKDNSNEGISKTTKKGNKESTTTNISANVAKTSELILCKTNMNNLITSDISSVINDSTKKVDLKNVDENNNGSCNSNNIDDVDKENIDNENIGDDNNGKMYNKMDKRSSINSSDNVQLKIISNFSNDSTNNTSSNRTSNNIINDSNSGNDNENDMVADDNSNDGNNSRSNNSTNKNSLRVPEGNSDLVNDEPANCNVSNYDIANYDIAKYDIANYEPANYDHFKFDNYSFKSEMIRNYKSRNNGFLKFSSSNLLNSKFNECSNSNSFMHNRYNTDEKGNGSLPNSLQAINKFNKNAGKYSSNIIRENNFNIYSSNMDDGMHMDRKILHPPDFLNVTNNNNGSNNNNDSKDNNNNNNKDSNDNKDSNDNNHNIHNNNIYDVGIEMHGGYYLPITNNPLENDGNINLSINEKDKEIMNPIFCCNKQSIKNDHGMNSDTFCSIPNNLSDEKNDDIMFNTNNKLDKYNDINNGKNMYLPHLGIRGNMYNTHNNNLKTNEENIFYSVDDEQNIVYKNMENVHNFTDTMINSATNKCIYNEINNLQPNSDNDLYIMGNSECMFNNIEDDIYNELSNLQGNEIKCNRHSNNSQNNNSNNDIGNISGSLCNNLIDTDKYDTNMNRIESNMEFILGDNEDLDKQSRAMMRNDKIVELQNIINSLKIKNRQLEKELTDVKNMHLKKKQSMILKSLNNKIDDISSYSTLKDNTNNSDCDSADYSNKYIQNILNDKEKYNYDTKISIQKFHLAYTNNSIGKLKIAAQRDISGSFMGPKGIHVKTIKSSLHISVYKSAKDVWFPGFADSHVFLLKGNIFGILRACQLLYHYVKSKMSSSKCCIYLVAPFECVQKLLADGCKRMAIIKEECGADVRLGNLYVQVHEGFTERLMEIRGNEVSVDCALEKLVIFMQSCFSVQSYDYELLKYPCRSVLNLQ; this is encoded by the coding sequence ATGGATGATACTTACAAAAATGCACCATCAAGTGTTATTAATCTACaggaagaagaaataaataattttcttataaGTAATAAAGAGATTGATACAAATTCGAAACCGAGTAATCAACAAGATGTGAGTGAAAAGACAAGCATATCGAATTCACACtatgaaaatgttttaaatattaaatacagAACAACGAATAGTGAGGAGGTGAATGtaaaagatgaaaataaagagCAAAACAAGATAACAAGTGAAGTTAATAATGTAGAAGGTATTTACAATTTTGGAAGTCCATGTAGTGagaataacataaataagagttataacaacaataataataacggTGGTAGTAATAGTACTAGTAATactaatgataatgataataataattgcctttttaatgatttgaagaagaataaaagtaattattACAGTAGTAAAGGATCTAGCAGTTTCGAAAAATTGAACACTGCAACCAGCGTTAGTGAacaagatttattttttaattcaaacGATGGCATAAATTATTCGAACTGTAACAGAATTAATCATAACTTAAATAGTAAAAGTAATATGTTAGATAATGCTTTTGTCCCGTTGAACGTTCATAGAATTATAAAGGACAAGTGTAACGGTGGCTGTAGTGTTATAGACGATGAGCTTGATGAAGAGAATCATCTGAATAATTATAAGTGTAATGGAAGTAGTAGtagttgtaaaaataatatcagtaatagtaacaatattgctagtaatagtagtaagaGTGGTGATTTAAGTTATAACACgagtaaaaatatgaacaagaaAAGAATTGATACGTCTAATGGCTTAAATAAACCAGttaatatgaacaatattTCCAAAAGGGGTATACCTAAACTAAGAAACGCAAATTTGAAGAGTATTAACAGTAGCGGAGGGTTTAATAACACGAATAATAGTACTTTTAAGAATTACAAtttaaacaaaagaaaaacaaaaaacttGAATAACTTTTTACATACAGAAGTTAATGGAAGTTGCGAAAAAATGTactcaaatataaaaaaaaattttcaaataaatgaatttgCAAATGtagataataatatgaaaaatataaattgtatGGAGTCTTGTAATTTTTGGCAGGATAATGTTAACAGTAGTATGCACACTTTTAGGGGTAAAAATGATGAGGAGAACAACAACGACATTTCacaaaatgatgaaaatgtgCCAAGTGTAAGTACAAGCAGAAATTGTATTAAAGATGGTATCCTCATGATTGAATCAAATATGATAGACGATAATGTAAATAGcgaagaatattttaatatatcaagAAATTCTAGGAGTAATGATAAGAACAAATACTATGCTCCTGTGAGTAGTAGCTATAACAGCATGTCAAATGATAAGGAAAATTACTACAGGGTGTTAGAGTATAAGGAGGATAGACGTTGCAACAATTACAGCAATTCTAACATTTGCAAGGATGGTTTTGATACAAATAATGTAGGTACGCATGTGTCTAATGTTAGAAGTAATGaaagtattattaataatgacagtaatatatatgacagTATGTATGAGGAAAATACGATATCACACAGTAATTTAAGTAATGAAAAGAATTATCAAtactataataaaatgagtgagaaatatttaaataatgtgAATGTAGATAATTATAACGATAAATCCTTTGCTTCGTTTGGGGTTACTAATGGTAGAAAGAATGAATGTCCAGTAGGCATTGATAACAGTGAGgagtgtaaaaatatatctcatgaacatttcctttttaaaaatcagCACAAGATATTTAATGgtaatatgaattattatattacattaatgaacaaaaatttCAACAAAGTCAATAGTTCTGTTCATGTTAACACAAAAGACTTGAAGGAACATTACATTAAGACGGATAGTACTATATACAGGAATACTCTAACAAATACATGTAAAAACAAAGAGGacgaaaatgaagaaatatatcaagattataattattacgaTAGTGAAAATATGAACGTAATGCATAGGAATTATGAGgaagatatttttaaaaagagaaaaaatattaaatcgAACTTGAAGAATATGGGTAATTCTGATATTTTGGGGAAAAATGAACATcatgatgataatataaaattgcaTGAAAAAGGTTTAGATATTTCTATGAATTTGAACATTCAAGAAAAtttgtcttttttaaatttcgaTGACACCGGAACTGATTGGAGGTATAATCAGGAGATCGACAATTTTGTAAGCAAGGAAAATAATCGGATAGGCTGTTCGagtttttatgataaaatgaaattgaGTAAGACCATGGATTTTGAAATGCATGGAgaaggtaataataatatttatagtgGTGATGAGCAAGGAAATTATGGAGAAAAagataacatttttatagtatCTATGGATGATAGTGATACTTGCAGCGGAATTTTGAATAGAAATATGAACCATGTTATACAGAATGAAAATAGTCATGGTATAGGTGTTACTTTTAATGCCTTTAATTTTAGCAAACATTTCAAGGGTACAAGCTTGGAGAATTTGAATAGTAGAAATAATATTGATACAACATGCAGCAATTTAAACAATGATGagaatattcataaaaatgataGTAACGATATTACTTTGACGGATgacaataatttaaatgtttCCATTGCAGATAAAACAGTGGAGAATAATATAAGTGGTGTAAACAGTGGTAGCATTGTAAATTACAGTATGAATAGCGCGAATATGAATgagaaaaatttttcatttattaaaaaaaataaaaatgaatgtgCAAAAAAGTGTATGGATGATAATACTTTAATTTGTGCGGTGAACTTGGAACATTTGGATAAGAAGGAAAAGAACAGTAATAACGTGAAGAAagtgaaaaagaagaatactgatataaaaaatgtgaaaaataatatacatatcaaCGACAAGTctaatattaacaataacTCTAGCTGTAAAAGCAACATTAAGGATAACTCAAACGAAGGTATTAGTAAAACCACTAAAAAGGGTAACAAGGAATCAACCACAACTAATATTAGTGCAAATGTAGCTAAAACGAGCGAACTTATCTTATGCAAaacaaatatgaataatttgaTAACGAGTGATATTTCGTCAGTCATTAATGACAGTACCAAAAAGGTGGACTTGAAAAATGTTGATGAGAATAATAATGGTAGctgtaacagtaataatattgaTGATGTggataaggaaaatatagataatgaaaacattggtgatgataataatggtaAAATGTACAATAAGATGGATAAAAGAAGCAGTATTAATAGTAGCGATAATGTCCAATTGAAGATCATTAGTAATTTCAGTAATGATAGTACTAACAACACCAGTAGTAATAGAACTTCTAATAACATTATTAACGATAGTAATAGTGGTAATGATAATGAGAATGACATGGTTGCTGATGATAACAGTAACGATGGAAATAATAGCAGGAGCAACAACTCAACGAACAAAAATAGTTTAAGGGTTCCTGAAGGTAATTCAGATCTTGTTAATGATGAACCTGCAAATTGTAATGTATCCAATTATGATATAGCCAATTATGATATAGCCAAATATGATATAGCCAATTATGAACCAGCTAATTATGATCACTTTAAATTTGACAACTATTCTTTTAAAAGTGAAATgataagaaattataaatctAGGAACAATGGCTTCTTAAAATTTTCGTCAAGTAATTTACTTAATAGTAAGTTTAATGAGTGTTCAAATAGTAATTCCTTTATGCATAACAGATATAATACAGATGAAAAGGGAAATGGTAGCCTACCGAATTCTTTACAAGCTATTAAtaagtttaataaaaatgctgGTAAATATAGCAGTAACATAATCagagaaaataattttaatatatactcaAGCAATATGGACGATGGAATGCATATGGACAGGAAAATTCTTCATCCCCCcgattttttaaatgtcaccaataataataatggcagtaataacaataatgatagcaaagataataataataataataataaggatAGCAATGATAATAAGGATAGCAATGATAATAACCATAACATtcataacaataatatatatgacgTAGGTATCGAAATGCATGGTGGATATTACCTACCCATTACAAACAACCCTTTAGAAAACGATGGAAACATAAATTTAtcaataaatgaaaaggacaaagaaattatgaacccaattttttgttgtaataagcaaagtattaaaaatgacCATGGTATGAATTCTGATACCTTTTGTAGTATCCCTAATAATTTAagtgatgaaaaaaatgatgatataATGTTTAATACTAACAACAAattagataaatataatgatataaataatggtaaaaatatgtacctCCCTCATTTAGGTATCAGGGGCAATATGTACAATACTCATAATAACAACCTTAAAACTAAtgaggaaaatatattttatagtgTGGATGATGAAcaaaatattgtatataaaaatatggaaaatgtGCATAATTTTACAGATACTATGATTAATAGTGCtacaaataaatgtatttataatgaaataaataatttacaacCAAACAGTGATAACGATCTATATATTATGGGAAATAGCGAATGCAtgtttaataatatagaagACGATATATATAACGAGTTAAGTAATTTACAAGGGAATGAAATTAAATGTAACAGgcatagtaataatagccagaacaataacagtaacaatgATATAGGTAATATTAGTGGAAGTTTATGTAATAACCTCATAGACACTGATAAGTATGATACCAACATGAATAGAATTGAAAGCAATATGGAATTCATTTTAGGTGATAATGAAGACTTAGATAAACAGTCAAGAGCTATGATgagaaatgataaaatagtTGAactacaaaatattataaatagttTAAAGATTAAGAATAGACAACTAGAAAAAGAGTTAACTGATGTAAAGAACatgcatttaaaaaaaaaacaaagcaTGATTTTAAAGAgcttaaataacaaaatagatGACATTAGCAGCTATTCAACACTTAAggataatacaaataattctGATTGTGATAGTGCCGATTAttcaaacaaatatatacagaacatattaaatgataaagaaaaatataattacgaCACAAAAATATCTATTCAAAAGTTTCATTTAGCTTATACAAATAATTCAATtgggaaattaaaaatagcaGCTCAAAGAGATATTAGTGGTTCATTTATGGGTCCCAAAGGAATTCATGTAAAAACGATAAAATCATCTTTGCATATTTCTGTTTATAAAAGTGCGAAGGATGTGTGGTTTCCTGGATTTGCTGATAgtcatgtttttttattaaaaggaaatatatttGGAATTTTAAGAGCATGtcaattattatatcattacGTAAAATCAAAAATGTCCTCATCTAaatgttgtatatatttagttGCTCCCTTTGAGTGTGTGCAAAAGTTATTAGCAGATGGATGCAAAAGAATGGCTATTATTAAAGAGGAATGTGGTGCAGACGTACGATTAGGAAATCTGTATGTACAAGTGCATGAAGGGTTTACTGAAAGATTAATGGAAATAAGAGGAAACGAAGTTAGTGTGGATTGTGCATTGGAAAAGCTAGTTATTTTTATGCAGTCTTGTTTTTCTGTACAGTCATATGACTACGAGCTGTTAAAGTATCCATGTCGTTCAGTCTTAAATTTACAataa